TTTCAGACCCCAAAGGTGGAATGTGTGCCTTTGATCTGGGACCAGCAGCTCCATTCTTCAAAGGTTCCCAATCATTAATCAATGACACAATGAATAAATGACAAATAAAGAAATGTTCAACATACAAATATGTGTGCACGAGTGCACGTGCGATAACTAAACAAATAATCAACATTGAAATTAGCAAATCATAAGAACACTGGTGTGGCTTATTTTGTAAATGAAGTGGCAATAAATGAATAGTTTTGTTCATTTGCAATCAAATGCATACATGCAAACGTCTACAATCATAAGGCGGTTTGGGGTAGAGGAAGCACAATTATGGAGTACAATACTTGTTCAGGGTATCCATTGGTGTAGTTTGTGGAAGAGTATCAAGATGGGATGGTAAAGGTTTTTTACAGTACATTCAATTTGAGGCCAGCTATGGTAACCATATCTGGTTCTGGCAAGACTGTTGGTGCAATGATGAGTATGATAGTTCCACAAATAGAGAGGCTTTAGTGGACTCTCTGATGTTGAGGCAGACTAAGGGACGAAGAGGAGTTGAGATGTTAGATTTATTCggaaatttaatgattgggaCTTAAACTTCAAGGCCTGTTTTTTCCATCTTCTTGGTCTCTATATCCCTCATGGAGAGGTTTGCGATCGGGTGAGGTGGAAGCCCTATAGATGAGTAGGGAATTtgatattcatttattttataattttttaagggGATCCAATTATGTTTTTTTCCTCTGGAAAGGCATTTGGGTGTGAAGGCCCACTGATGGTCTCCGTTTTAGTGTGGAAGGTGGTGTGGGGGGAAAATActcattttatataatttcataaaaaGAGGTTATACAATAGTAGACCGGTGTTGCATGTGCTAGTATTGCAGGGAGACGGTAGATACATTTTATGGTTGTATATAATTTGTAGAACTTTGTTTTTTAGATCCTTTAAATCTCACTAAATAACATGATTGTTCTTATGTTTGGCTGAACAAATTGTGCAGGTAAGCACACTTCGGATATTTGGAACATGATTCCATTATGTTTGAAGTTAACCATTTAGAGGGAATGCAATCGGCATACATTTAACAATGCAAAGAGTAGGGGGAATAAGTTGTTAGCAAATTTTGCTAGCTCATTATTTGATTGGTCTCGCATATTGGGTTTTACGAATAGTGATTCTATTGCAACTTTTTTTGAGTTGTTGTACATAATTCTTTCTCAGTAATGCTTTAGGGGAATTCGGATTCAAAAAAGACTTACTTTATCAATAAATTGAAATTAGAACCTATTAGAACTCTACCCCACCCCCCTCAACTCCTATTACTGAAGGCCAAGTGGAGTATGGTTCACATACACAAAATCAACGCAACAGATTTtgctcattttctcttttttgggggtggggagGAGGAGTGTTATCACCTACACTATTATTTAGTTCTTGTACAAATCCTAGCGTCCATGTATTTTAACATGATAAATAGGACTAGCGGGGGTTCATTGGTTGATCCCCAAGCAAGTTGTTGACATTCTATTTGAGTGGCGGGTCTAATTTGATCAACATAAAAGTTCCTGAGGTTGGAATATAGTGCCAATACCACAAATATGGTAGGAGAGCAACGGGAAATTATTGGGTAGTCTCGGACTACAAGGTCAGCATACTTACCCTGTAATCTGGCCCAATAAGAAGAAGACaagtattaaaaatttgatGACATAAGTTTATTGCCATGTCACCTTAGTACTAACCTACTAGTCTACTAACGTCCCTTTTAATCCGTAAGTTCTGAATTTTGAGAGGAGATTCAACTCCTCACTCAGCAGCGATGGAGACTTCAACACAAACCCGCTCATTGCCACAGGCCACCTCCACGTTTCCTCCCCTGCAATCCCTCTCCTTCGCATCGTGGATAAACAAATAGCAATCCAATTATCCAAACCTTCTAGACCTGAGAGGTATGTTGCTCCTCCAACACGGATGATATTGCTTGCTCCAAGATTCAAGCAATGAATGGGTGAGTCCACTTTCTCTTTCTGTTGGTCAGATGAAATTCCTAGATTTTCTTCTTACACAAAATTTTCTGCCATAGGTATTCTTAATTGTTTCCCATAGGTATTCCtaattgtttattatttaaattaatttatttttatttttatttttaatttcctttgaTATTCATGCTCTTCTCTTTGATGATTATAGTTAGTTTTTGATGGACTGATGTgtcttgaattatttttgtactAGGTAATTTAGAATTCATGGCCAATTGATTTTACAACTCTGGCTCATTCCTTCTGtattgtttgataaaattcctCAATGAAAAGACTGTCATCTTTAAAGAATTTTGGTATAGACCTTCATGAAACTAGCTTATTACCGTCAGAAAAGCTTGATGTAATTATCATAACTCATTCTTGGACATGTTATTGATAATGCTTAGACATATTGGAGTTCATTTGTGATGTTTATTAATAACTGTAAATTTCACTTATGCTATTTTGTATTAATCGTgtgatgaatatatatatatatatatatatacacattttttagttttgatattCAATCATTATGTAGAAGAAATTTAGACTTTAGAGAAGCAAAATGAGCAGAGGTGGAGAGAAAGGTTTCACAACTAAAAAAATCTAGAAGGATATTTCAATGGATAGCTGAAAAATAAGTCTGATGATGCTTTCATTTGTGGAAACAATTATACTTTCTACATTGAAGCCTTGCTGCCTAGCTTTCTTTTAGGAATCCTTTGTTTTTACTTTTCGGTTGTCATCTACCAAAGTGAATTTGTCTTTAGATTGCTTTAGTGGAAGTGCATATTGTGGTAACACTTGATGTAAAAGAGTAGTTCTAGGACCACAAATTTTTCCATAACTTTTTTGCCACAATCCTAACATAGCAAATTGTGAATGGTTAACTATCACTTACACATGGactcataattttttctttaccaattaTACTTTGCCCCCTCACAGTTGTGGaaagaaattgagaaaaattatgTGGTCCTAGACTTTTCCAATGTAAAATGGTTAGTGTGATAAACTTCAAACACATATACAAGATTTGttgaatttcatgatttttttttttctttccaacaaTGGTATataaagcatttaaaaaaaaatgatggtatAGAAAGCAAATGTGAGAATTGCATTGTAGCAAAATGTATCTTAAAGTTAACCTACCTCAACTTTTTATTATGGTTAATGGTCTTGTTTCATAGTCATGACCAAGGGCATTACTGTGTAATTTAAATTGACAACCACATCCAATGAATTCAATAGTAGTGGGCAATGAAAACACAAACTCACATTATATGTGTATTTTGAAATTACAAGAATTAAAATCTCATTGTTTTCTTGAGGGaaaagataaaattgttttgaatatctaacaaagaaaacataaacaaaGTATGACCCTTGGCATAGCAAACACCTAGCCAgggagaaatagaaaaagatacaactttGGAAATACAGCCAAAAGAACCAATAACCAGAAAACTACATCAAGGAAGCAACTTATGAATGTTTGTGGGAAGCCATGAGTCTCTGGTATTCCCCCAAAAAACTAAATTACTCCATCCAGAATATTTCTCGGCTATATTTGGGTATTCTCAAAGTAGAATTTATTTCTGTCATTCCAAATTGCCCTAGCCAATATCGCCCAAATTGCAAGCTCCTCGATATTTAGCTTTTCAGTCAGCTGTTTAAGAAAAAATCCTGTGTCATTACTACACTTCTGCACTTAATTGGTTAGGTATGAATATAGGGTGCTATCAAAACCTCAAAACAAAGGTAAGCTGCACTTTCACAAATTTATATAACCAAGGAGGTATTATTACATCAAATGGGTTGCAATAGCATTAAAGAGTATAGACTAGTCTTTACAATGATTGATAGTATAAAACACAATCCAAACAGAATTgacaaaagaaaagtgaaaaataatgTTTAATTGACATAATATAGGATATTAAATTCCATCAACTTATTTCAGCATCACATTAACATGAATACAAAAGCCACAAGAAGTTTAGACTAAGTTACAGCTTGTATACCTACCTACAGTGCTCTTCAAGAATTACTGCATtttttattcagccaaaaataaGGATTCctgaaatttgtttttgattaAGATCATCCTAACATGACAACTCCTTCTGATGTTTTACGTGTGTGGAATATTAACTTGCTAATTCCAAAATAATCTCACAAGTACAAAAAGGctttgaaataaaaagaagctACTAAAGCAATTATAGATTCACTGAAAGCCAGCAAATACTTTActcaaagaaactaaaaattttacaatccAACAAATGTATGTGTTTATTAATAGGATAAATTTACTACGGGTTTAGATATGGTTGAAGATAATTCCAAGCCACTTTCTAAAGATCACATTGCTGCTCATTGAAGATAATGCCAAGCCACTTTCTAAAGATCATGTTGCTactcaaaattcaaatgttCCTTTAGTTATCACACGATTAATACAAAATAGCATAAGTGAAATTTACACTTATTAATAAATATCACAAGTGAACTCCAATATGTCTAAGCACTATCAATAACAAAAATcagaatatgtatatatatatatatatatatatttcactaatattacttttttacccaacAATAACTTATCagttaaaatttgttattaattaGTTATGAAAGTGTTATCGATATATCATTTTTCTTAACAATATACgtacataaaaacattaaattgaAATGAATGATGATAATTCCTTGGATATCAGTGGGTTGACAAGACTCGAGCGGTGATCTTTGGGCTATCTCCTGTAATACAAAGAAcacagaatcagaggggaccggccaaaaatcctccgatgatcaaATTAGTTACTTTTGAACTCTCTGTAAGGAAGAAATATTCTCTCAAAATGAAATTGTCTAAATCCCCTTACccttcatcgaagaagccttatatagtgtgtgtgtgtggaacggttatctgtttagtaaccgttcccaatgtcgaggagtccggagaattaggggtaacttccataaccgctgtggAAGTTACCTGGGTTGGACGGGCTGGTGAATTCGTCCATCCTTAGTAAAGATGGACGAGACTTCCgcgatgaactcgtccatctttaGTGAAAGATGGACGAGACCATCTTGGAAAACTTGCCCTGCGTAAATGGTGTAGATTCCATGAGGTATTCCTCGTCCATAtatggacgaggttcgccagAACGCTTAGAACTTTCTCTTCGAATACTGTAGCTTCTTTCGTTGGACGAGACATATAGACGAGTTATGGACTTTGATGATTTGTGACACCATCAAATGAGAATAAGGATATAAAACGAGTCACAATTGCTACACTATTACTTCTCTTCTTCTCAGGCGTTGTtacctcttccttttctcttggGGTCCACTCACTGCATCTACCTGTACCTGTATACTAATCCAGTAAGTTCACTCTTAACATgccattgattttatttttctaggcTAAATAAATAGTTTATTAAGAACAACTACgaactatttatatatatatttcacttGGACCGAACCGGGATATGGACCCGACCCGGTTatctaaatgcaaaattacaaaaaaaacctacctatatatatatatatatatatataacaactCTAACCCTAAAActcatctctcttctctgaTTGATTTCTCAGCCGCCTCTCTCACCTCAGTGACTCAGTCCTCAGTCCTACAGTGAGCTTGTATTAATACAAGCTCACTGTAGCCTGAATTGTATTAATACAAGCTCACTGTAGcctgaattgtaaaaaaaaaaaaaagttttttattctcACGACTCTCTCTCCGAACTCAGTTCTCTCCTCTTTCCTCTCTCTGTTCTCTCTCCCGATGGATGTGATCCGGCGATGGTTCTGGTTCGGCAATGGTGGTCCGATAGTCATGGGTCCGATGTGGTCTGATGGTCTCCCTCTGTTCTCTGTTCTTTGTTCTCTCTTCGTGGGTCGGAGTGTGGGTTTTTGGTTTGGAGTGTGGATCGAAGTAGTCGTGAGCGTGGATCGAAGGGGGGGTCTGATTGTTCGTGGGTCATCCTCCGCCGGGTTCCACTCCTTTAATCgaagatttctctctctcttcactccGGTGATCGCTGCCTCCTTGTTGGATCCACTGGCGCTGGTTCGTTCTATTGTTTCTTCTTTCATACTCTGTTTTTTCGTTAATACTACTCTTTGTTTGGTTTCCCAGAAAatggagggaaagaaaaaatcaaaattggaaaTTGAGATATTAATGTAttgatttttgggttcaattataATGGGGTTCGttcaatttttgttctttttcacATTCAGAGTTTCCTTGAATCTCTGTTTACTTGCCGAGAAAAtggaggaaaggaaaatatatagGGCTTTTGTTCTATCTATAGTGCTTTTCACCTTCAGAATTGTTTTGTGGTTGCCACGGTGGTGCTGTGGcttgtggtgggttgtggttgtTACAATGGTGGCTATGGCAAGTGGAGCGGTGGAGGAGGGGGTTGGCCGGTTGCTAGATTTTTGtgtagttgttttattattattttaatgagcattttatattatttaaatgaaatggtaaaaaatatagaagttttgatgtttGATGTATCTTAAAGTGGGAtagtataataaataaagtaggtttttgaagtgttaaatgctaaaaattttagaatccttgataagaatgctctaaCTCTCACTGTCATTCTTACTCTCATCTCATCCGCCCCTCACGGTCTCACCTAGTCATCCTCACCCTCACTCTCATTCACTCACCGACCCACCCTCACCCTCATGGGGATTGTTAGATCGGAGAGAGATGTGATGATTGGAGGAGCTCTTGGTCGTGTTTAGGTCAGGCGAAGCCCAGGGGTGGGACTGATGGCTGAAACCACCGCCGATGGAGCTTTAGTGGTctgagtttttcatttttttttttttgggttcatttcttctctcagtattttttgtttttgggtatttagTTGAGGATTCAATATGTATAGAATGTAATTCATGTGTATATTTTGTGTTAAATGTGAGTTTGTGTTGGTGATTTCTGTGCTTGTGATAGGATTTGTGTTGCTGCAAtgctgtttgtgtttggtttggttttttaaaattgtatggGTTTATGTATTCGACACATTATACATTTTTATTGGACCGAGAGTGTTGAAGTTTTTTGGTTGCGTTGAAAACTTGAGAAAGAGAAGGTAGCAATTTAAATTCCACTCTAATTATACACTGGTAattctttgggtttttttttttttttttttttttttctaatacaataaaaaaaaaagaaaaaaaagagagtctTAGAACTAAGTTTAAGAAGTAGTTGCATTATCTTCAATTGGGTGGGGTTCAGAAATTCTTTGTGCTTTCAATAATGAACAGggtataataatttcattaaattggGAGgggtttaaaattttcttgagCATTTAGTCTTAGAAtgaaattaagggaaaaaaaggatattttattttgtttgagaaattttggaGAACATTGTTGTTTAACTTAATTGAATATCGCATTAATTGAGATTGGAATTTTTGGAGTATTTGTGTGATGTTGCACTTGATTACAATGTGAATTTGTATGTATTTGTGTTGATCCTGCCTTTTCTTATGCAGTGCATATTTGTGGTGAAAGAGAGGCTTGCACATCTGCTCCAGTTTCAGAAGAGCAAGCAACTACATTGGTCCCCTAGATTGACagatttattagtttttgtgcTTCAGAGCAAATTTGTTTGGACCCTGAAAAATGTTTGCATCTTTACTCTGCAAGTGAATTGAATTTGATGGGCACTAAAATCATTAAATCACTcacattacacatattgatGTTATTAGTTGTCGGGGTTTCGGTCATATCTGTTTATATGAGGTTCAAGGAGCTGGTCATTATACTTGGAACGCCAATGCATGTGCATGTGGATCTGTTTCTGGCAGCTGTTTGGAAACTTCAGAATTCGTCAGAACATTTGACTACTTTGCATCCACATTTTCTTCACATTTCTTTATTGGTAAATTGTTCCAAAACTGGCCAATCAAATTTGGAGGAAGATATCTCTGAGGTTGATCATCTGGACGACCTTTTCCTCTACTGTTATTATGGGTGAGTTGTTTTTGCAAAGACTTTTCAGTTTTTGTGGTTATATTTTTTAGGGAACTCTTCTTGCTATCATGTCcatttttatcttctttgtAGCGTTCCTGTTCTCATTTGTCATTTTACTTTCTTTATGGATGCTTAGTTGCATCCTGCCTTTATGTTTGTTGTATAAGATTGGATGAGGCATTTGCAGCTCATATTTATGCAATTTAATATGTGGAATGTTACATTAAAGATGAGTAAGGCACGTATATCTTGGTGACATGAAGGACATCTATTAATGCATCAAGGGATTTGAGAAATTACTGCTTAGTTAAGAATGAATGTCTAGAATTTCAGTACTTGTATAGTAGTACTTcagaaaaataggaaaaaaaaaatcaaatgtgaTAAATGCTTAATAGCAAGTTATTTTCATTCAAAGATAAAGAATCATCATTTCTTTGTCACAAATAATACGTTTTCTACATGGCAGCAGGATGGTATCATGAAGTCTTGaacttgtttaattttaaaattgaatttatttactgtTTGTGAGAGAATGAAACCAATTTCATCATCTCTAAGGTGGTATCATCCAGATAATGTGGGATATATTAGTTTTCAATTGATGTGTGATTTTATCAATGTTTAGGGTTACTTTTGTTTCTGGCTTGAGTGCATTAATACGTAGGACATTTGCTTATAGTTTTTCACATTTGTTATGATTATAGTATGATGATATGCATAGGAAAACAGCATTTTTGCGAAGCCCTAGAGCTCCTACACAATGTCTGTTATCTATATACAGCTCACTACTTTAGTTAATGGTTGTTAATTGACATcttgacccttttttttatgCACATGACCACCCTAATTGCTTATAGCATATATTTCAGGTTGTTACTGCTCCAATGTCAACTCTAAATTTCATAGCTGTtgaagcttaaaaaaaatacatattggTTTCTCTCATTCACCATGGGCAAgtatgcttctttttttttacccttatATTGATGGGGCTGAAGAGAAGGCTATTAAAGAAATAGAGGCAAATAATTCACAGTCTGGGTACAATTTTTGGGCAACTAAATTGCTGTCACTCTTTGAGACTAATCAAattacttattctttttttggtggcAATTCTCTACCAGTCTTCCTAAGTACACTTCTTCAGCTGCTTGGAGAAATCTAAAGAGCTTCTGTCAggtattttttcaaattaatttaggACGTGCTCTTGATCTTGGGAGTCCTCATGTTGATATTGTGTTTAGATGTATATTATTTGTTGGACGAATGATTTATAAGTGTGCTACTAAGTTTTAAGTCATGGTTAGTGAGCTGAGTCACTGTATAAATGTTATGGAAAAGGCAAATTTCTTATACGCATTGTTGCATGCCCAATTTAACAGTGTCTGCTTGTTAACTAACACTTTGGTAATTTGTCTCAATGAGAGGTTAGGATTGATTAATAAATAGATTTTCCTTTCAAATCTTGGATTCATTTTGTACCTTACCTTATATGATGGGTATGCTGCAGTATCTGCTTCCCAATGCATTTCTCTTCTTACCAAGCAGAGATCGGGTAATAAAatcttttgatattttgggCTAAATAGTTATCTTGTTTGAATAGGTGGCCAACATTATGGGTAGAATATAATGATTGACTAAAACTCCATAATCATCATACTAGAAGCTAGATGgcagtcacacacacacacacacacacatatatatgaagaaaaggtgtctttgggtttttcaaattcatattttaatgtGCCAACAAACATGAATTAATAGCTATTTGTGTGGACTGGGCTATTTGCAGAAAAATGCTACTGATCAGTGTTCACACTTCACACTTATGGTAATATTTGTTTCTATATGTGATGCTCTATTTGGAGTTAGGTAGTTTTCTTTTAACTTGTCTTATGCGCCCACCTTTGTGATTCCTATACTACGCGAATGTAACATGAGTGTGACTCTTATGTTACATTTATAGCCCTTGACATAACAACAATTTTGGCATCTAATGCCAGATTACTACTTTTATTTATCCACTCTACTAAATCTATATTTTCTCGGCTAGGCATACCAATATTTGTGCACCTGCTCTCATTCTTGGTCTTTTTTTGTGcaacaaatcacaaatagaATATCCAACATTTATGTTCTTATCCGTTAGTGGTCATATGTTCTTTCTTATGTGCATATTTGAACCATTGTTCATGGTATTCAAATTTGGAGCTTTGAGAACGTAGTGCAATATGTTTATTTGtacattattttctttgagCAGCCCTACATTGAATTGGCGAATAGTTATAGCACTGGGGAAATTGCAGAATTAGAGGCGAACATCCAGACAAACAAGGAGAATTTTAAAAGAGTGAGCTTTCTACCATACACAATTCATTCTGTACTTTGTTttagttagaacttagaagctTGAGATCTTTGCTTAAGTCATGTAGGACGTCACATTATACTATGGTTTTTTATGCCAGgagtcttgtaacttaattggttGATATTTTTTGATGTCTTAAAAAAATCTAGGGTTTAAATCCCCCTCCCCTGTTGTAACtttctaattttcaaacaaaaaaaaaaatgttatttggtGAAGCTCTTACCCTACCACGCAGGGTATCTAAAGGtggctttaatttttttttcttttcaggacCAAAATCTTGGACCGGTGGAGCTGGCTGTACCTAGCAAAGGTTAGTCTATCACTTCGTTAGTTGAACTTGTTCATAAAATATTAATCATTTGGCACTAGTTACTTCGTTATGTATTATCTTGTTTTAACCTTGTTAATTACTTTTGCAGGTTataaattgttaatattttgttttaaaatatttcgttttatttattagtttaacAGAGACCAAATTAGTGAATTGTCTGAACTTGTCCTCTCTTGCATTTTATCAAAGCTAACAATGAAAGATGTGGTTAAAATTGGCATACAATCAAGGAGATGGGTGAATATTCGGTTATTGAGGATTGATCTAAATTTTGATGTTCCTAATATGTTCCATAGCATTTGCTTAAATTCAGCTATTTTCAATTTGTGTCGGGAAATAACAAAAATTGGGAAAGTTCCTATTTGACAATGAAATGTTAAGCATACTACTGTCAAGAATTGATCTACTCGGCACAGTATTTCATGCCTAATCCTAGTGAAGATGTTTGACACTTCAAATGGgggtttttcatgatttttgtTGTTTCCAAATACAAATGGAAAATAGTTGAATTTAGGCATTTTATTGATATTATGGAACATgttgagaaaatcaaaattcagATCAGTCCTCAGTAACCGAATATTCACCTATCTCCTTGATTGTATGCCGATTTTGACCACATCTTTCATTGTTAGCTTTGATAAAATGCAAGAGAGGACAAGTTCAGGCAATTCA
The sequence above is drawn from the Quercus lobata isolate SW786 chromosome 12, ValleyOak3.0 Primary Assembly, whole genome shotgun sequence genome and encodes:
- the LOC115971989 gene encoding COP9 signalosome complex subunit 3-like isoform X1, with amino-acid sequence MGTKIIKSLTLHILMLLVVGVSVISVYMRFKELVIILGTPMHVHVDLFLAAVWKLQNSSEHLTTLHPHFLHISLLVNCSKTGQSNLEEDISEVDHLDDLFLYCYYGLPKYTSSAAWRNLKSFCQPYIELANSYSTGEIAELEANIQTNKENFKRDQNLGPVELAVPSKGT
- the LOC115971989 gene encoding COP9 signalosome complex subunit 3-like isoform X2 translates to MRFKELVIILGTPMHVHVDLFLAAVWKLQNSSEHLTTLHPHFLHISLLVNCSKTGQSNLEEDISEVDHLDDLFLYCYYGLPKYTSSAAWRNLKSFCQPYIELANSYSTGEIAELEANIQTNKENFKRDQNLGPVELAVPSKGT